One Salmo salar unplaced genomic scaffold, Ssal_v3.1, whole genome shotgun sequence genomic window, TGCGCAGGTTTATTTACCTCGCAGATCCAGCTCCCTGTCGCGCACCGGGTTTGTGTACTGAGCAGCCTGCTCAATTAGCTCTGCCGATAATTTTACCATATCGACGGCTAACTGGGGGGGGATGTTTATAAGCGGGTttcttgatttaaaaaaaatcctgtcCTTACAATGTTTTTTCAACACGCTGCCGCCCGGAAGTAACACTACTCCCACAATGCAACTCGGTGTAAACTAATAACCGGTCAAATTTCATCGAGCGCGCTCTAGCGCTGAGAACTAGAGGTTCAATCAGTGCGTCTGATGATGCCTGATTATCATTCAAAGATAACTGTCGGGGAGCTGACGAGGGTGACTATGTATTTGTCTAGAAGCTGCCCAGAACCTTATTCACTTGGTAAAGGTTTCACCAGACCGAGATAGCTGCACACCTCTATTGCCCCTTCTTCTTCAGTCAGTGCTatcttgggacgtccctaccctaaaccctaaccttaacccctacccttaccatAAACATTTAAACGGTCATCTTCAATGGGgcagggatgtcccaaggatcccggaccCTTCTTCAGTAAGTGAGTGCAGTAATCTTTTGGTTTCTCAGTTAAGGCAACTTCTTTGAAAGTCACCTAGGCATAATATGTTTCTGAATTACAATTAGATATCTTCTTTTCATATATAATGATAACCCCATTTAGCGTGTTATTTACCCACAGGTAGGTTACTAATAAATAGATCTTTCTCAGCTTCACCTCGCCCAAAACTTCAACGGACGGTAAGCAGGGCAACTCATTCTCATCTTTGCTATAATTGGGGCCGTCTCCATTTCTTTCTTCTCTAATCCTCTGATGGTGTGGTCATCCTTTTATGTGTTATAAACGGACTGGTGCCTTGCAATTGTGTGCTCTGCAATTGTGTGCTTATTGTATTTAAAGGAGTAGTTAAATAATATAACTGGGGTTCTGAGAGGCTATCCAGCGACCTGCTAGGTCAGCatcaaagtgaaataaataatttcatcttgaagggtaaagaagggtgggACCCACATTTAAGGGATTTTGGTACTTTTTTAAAAACTGTGTggagtgaatgaatgaatgtgtgTGGGACATTGATAGTGGAATATGCTGTGATGCAAAACAGTCATTAAAGATGAACATTAACATGCACATTGccatactgtctgtctctcttgtttGTGATGCTGGGAATAACAGCCCCATAACAGTTCATCCTAAAAGATTACTCATGCACACAGGATCTACAGTATATGTACAttcaaataaaatgaaattgtatttgtcacatgtgccgaatacaacaggtgttgcaggaatagaccttaccgtgaaatcaTTGCTGATGATTGTTGTCAACATTTCTGTTGTCTGTCTTGTCTTGATGGTTACTGACTGAATCGCCGGCAATAAATGTGCAGAGGTAATTGTGCGTGTGGATGTAATCTTTTACAACGATAATGAACATACTAAACCGTATTAGTTTTACTAAGCTATCTGCCTTTATTCTCtctgggatctctctctctgtcccacaggTATGAACTCACTCTACCTGGCCTGAAGACAACCATCTAGAACAGGGGTGTAAAACTCATTCCAtagagggcctagtgtctgctgctttttcctttcaattagtacttagacaaccaggtgagttccttactaatcagttTCCTTAATTCATCAACCAAGTACAAAGGAAGAatgaaaacccacagacactcagccctctatgatatgagtttgacacgtgatctAGAGGAAAGACCTTTACTCCTCACTCAACAGCATAAATGCTGGCATGACTGTGTGAGAGACGTCCTCATTAAAATAACTGCAGTGGATACAGACACTATGAAGCTTTTCAACCAGACTGGAGGGACACAGAATCAGTCTCTTTCTACAGTATCTATTTCTATGCTCATTCCTCTCAGGGTCTAAAATGTTGAAGTGATTCACATCAAAGGTCAAAGGCGCAATACATTTGCCATTCCTGGTTGTAATTTTCCTGAACCAAATATATTCAACTTTTACAAGTTGTGAAATTATTCACTCCCCTTGCCCAGTTTTTACATTTTTCCCTTAAATCGAAATAATTCAAATAATTCAAAATCTAAGATGTCTTGATTGCATTAGCATTGCTGTGCCACACCGAAATTAGTTCAGGTGCAAACATTTATTTAAGGTGAATGGAGTCCATCTCTGTACAATAACAGTAGTTCACATCAGTCCACACTAAATAATCCTGGTCTTTGCCAGGTCCCTCAACACATTTAAAAATGGGGGAAAACAGCATGTTAATGCAATATATTTATTTtagctttatttttacatttattgtAGACCAACAGAAAGAAGCATTATCACAAGATTTAGCAGAACAGACATATTCACTATTCATTAACCGAAAGGCTTTATAATCCAAATATATGCATGCAACAAGGCAAAGACCATGGTTTATGACCCACTTTGCAAGAATTGTGTTCTCTGAGAACCGCCAAAGGTGATTACTTTCTTGAAGTGAACTTTCACAAAACCTGATGACTTACTGTTCAAGTGAAAACACTAAGGGCTGGTTTCCCGGATAGAGATTattaaacctagtcctggactaaaaagcatgctcaatggagaatctccatttaAATAGCATTTTAGTCCAGGATTTTACTTAATCTGTGCTGTCTGGGAATGTGATTCAATATTTGTTGTGAAGTTAGATGTTCTGGTGATGTTTTAGACGTTCTGGTGATGTTTTAGACATTCAAACAAAGTGGACATGGAATCAGTAAAAATCACAAAACCTTCTAGTCTCAAATTGTTACTATCTAAACATTTTGAGTTTGACTTGACTGAATATTCCAATATAGAGCGTGTCACAAGTAAAAAACAAATTGCATTTTAATTATAAAGcagatcccactgggcacagatgttagTTAAACTTCTAGTTTTGAttatatttggttgagttgttaACTAAccgtgaaatcaacaacaaatgtcaccatgtcatttgatttaggttaaaagtagggtgaaaaaaagacaaaatgcCCTTACATTGATCTCTTTTGCAAAtctaatcagttttccacgttgattcagaCGTCTTCACGGATTCttttggttgaaatgacgtggaaacaacatttatTCAACCAGCTTTTGCCCAGTGGGATTTTGGTTTTGGATATTACACTTCAGCTAAACCACATGAGTTACAGATAACTAATTACATATTGAGATTTAATTTATTATGTATCAGTATGATCAAAAAGTTGTAAAAGATAGAGACAATGTATTGGCCACATCGCCCACACCTACTTGAAAGTGATCAAGTACTCAGGATATGCCTGATTGTCATGGAAGATTATGAACATGGATGGTGGAGATACACCATCTGTCACACTGTCATAGAGCTGAATAGTTGTGGTGCTTTTAGGTGGAGGTACTTTCATCCCCTGTTTTCCTGTTGTGAAATCTCCAGTCAGAACTCGACATAGGTACACGTACTTCTGGCCTTGGGGATCCGGTTTTGAGTATGTGTCACTGGCAGAGTAATTTGCTTTGACAGCAAAGTAGGTGCCATCTCCATACAATGCAGCTGCAGAAATTATTTTGGAATGGTTATGAAATTCTCTAAACCTTTAAATCATTGCAGACTGTAGAGTAAATGCAGGAGAAAGCTTATTGCATTTGAATAGAAAATGTGCAAAAACATCATGCCAATATATAGATCAGAATCATAAAGTTGGATAGAGGGTGCACTTGGCCCAAATCCTGTTTTAGCATAGTCACACCCAGAAGTAGCCAATCAATTACACTCCTGAGAAAATATTTCATAAGTGCAGGTTCCAGACAGTAAATCACCAAACTTGGCTTTATACCTTTTAAGACTTTACTGTCCAGCACAGTGGTGGTATGCACCTTTTTTCAATTTATGTATGAACAGACAATACTTTAACATGGAATTagccctcaatggcactgcccatacTGTCACTGAAGAAGCCATTGCCAATATAGGAGATGAGCTCTCTAGTAGATCTCTACGATCGGTTTGCAATAATTCAAACAAAAGAAAATATGAGAATTCAAACATTCAAACAGAAAGAAACCTCAAATTGTTGGCTTTTCTCTTTTTGTGTTAGCCATTACTTACCATTTTTCCCAGCGTAGCTCCGATTGAAGCCAAGCTCGTTAATCTTATCTATGGTTGTGTGGCAGGCTCCATGGAAGAGCTTCCTCTCATTGTTCTGGTGACCGTTCCTGACCTCCATGTCTTTCTTCTTGATCTGAAAGCCCCCCCAGAGGCTTCTGTTCTGGATCCTCTCGATCTGAGTGAAGAACAACCTTGCATTACACATTAATTGGCTAACTAGACAGTGACAAAGATCTTTCACTTCCATAAAGAGGTTCCAGAATCCCTAATATAATGTTGCTAAGCTGTGATGCTTGAACCTAGAATCTAGTTCAATTAAATTGAAAAGGCTATTGTACTTTTTCAACCCATTCTTGAGTATGTACAAATCATTCCATTCACCAGATCCAGCCATGATCTCAAGAGACTTGTACAAGATAGTTgtacaataaataaatatacatgtaactactatGGAAAATAGGAGAAGAGAGACCTTTAGAACATTCTTCTTGCAAGTATCCTCAAATTGTTTTAGTACGTCAATATGCTCTTGGGTTTGAGGTTGAATGGGGAATGACAGACATGGAGTGTTGGCTGGCATGTCATCCCAGTGCTGGGGGACATCTTTAAAAGTCTCTTCGGGCCGGACCTTTTTCAGCATCTCATGGATCTCATTGGAAGCCTTGAGCACGTCTTTGCTGAGACCCTCTATGGTGAGTTTAGCCTCCTCTTGGGAAGATTTGTGAAAACTTATGCTCACGTCCATGGCGGTCTGCATGTCATAGATGTTCTGCAGCTCCAATTCTGATAGGCTGAAGAGGGCTTTGTCATTGATGAGGTTGAAGTCTTGCTCTTTCACGATGAGGTCCTTGATCACTTGCTTGGCATGATCAACGTGGGCCTGCGACACACCACAGATGTGGAAGCAAGCAGGATCCATGTCCTGGCTCTCAATTTCAATGACTTCATTCTGTTGTGCATTATCAACTTTCCTTCTGGTAAAGAATGCTGTAAGAATATGAAGATAATTTAGTTACAGTATATTGAGTCCAATAGTCTTTACAGGTGTCAATAACAGGAAATATTACTATTAAGCACAGTGGTAAACCTGACATTATTTTCCATAAATGATGTACTGCAGATCAAAGTTTAGAAAAGGAAGTATGTCATACATAAAACATTTTGGAAAaagccctccttttcctgaatGTCAATGCCTTCCTTTTTAAGCATACTTGTGTGGAAATCATTAAGCATGGCAGGCTGAAAGATGACCATTCGGACAAGCTTCAGGGAGTTCTGGGACTTCTTGCCCACCACTTCCACAACAGCATCCAACATGGCGTCTGCCACTTCACTCGGCTGTATGTTGCCTTGGCCTTGAATGACAGGGCACTTTAGTTGGCACACATTGCAAACATGGATTTGAGATTGAACAAGTGTGAACACATCTTAACAGCCTTACTGTATGTCTGATGTTAAGTTAATCATTGACTAATGCATACAGACTAAAATCTCCTTTCAGTACCTCacattctctttccctcctctgttTTTGTAACTTACCCGTGCCAATAGCAGGTAAAGATATGGATGTGAAGTTATTCTGTGTGCACATTTTGAGTGCACCTTCAACAGACTGCTGGATCTTCTTCGTGTCTGTCTGGTTAACCAAGTGGATGATCTTCTTACACTGCAGGTTGCCTGGCTTTGTCATTATCATGCCTTCGTTAGGCTCGGCTCGTGAAAATAAACATTGTAGATTTCATTGTAAAGAACTGAGCAAATCGATAATTTCTTGCTTATTTCATGATTGTTGAATAGGACAGTGAAAGACTGACAAGAAAAGTAGGTGAAGATAGTGTACTAGAATAGCAATGGATTGAAATGTGCTTAAATCTCATTCACTAACTGTAAAATCtctctggattagagcgtctgctaaatgactaaagtgtaaatgtaatgtaatgatttGCATCATAGGCTAACATGAAGCCTAGTTTGTTTCAAGGCAATAGAGTACAACAGTATGAGTCAtacataaaacctagcagtcaaacagggaaatggttccaatcgtttttccaccattcattttcctCATAGTTttttttagaaacacttcaaataagggctgtgttttgggtaggcttaccctggcgtgatgttttgataactgtgtaaatctctcaGGGACAAGGTgatttttatcaatatatttgcctgtatttacctcccaaaaatgaaatgctaatttgctgctaatgtggctatcataaaaaCTACAATCCGGACGAGACTGCCAGATCGAGGCAAAGGTAAACATCTCtgaattaactatctaatgttagttaaatgtagtaattaataaattggctacatagctttaaattgacaattctgtgaactgtcttatgcaagttttaaattgacacaatacctgttagcaaaggtttcagctagagatgacatgcaggagcttgcaaGGATTGTTACAATGGCACCGGAGGAGATTgctgccgttttacaggctcctaaccaattgagcttttttgtgtgtttcttttacatttgtaacttattttgtaatgtttctgccaccgtctcttatgaacaAAAAGagtttctggatatcagaacagtgattaaatcaaatcaaactttatttgtcacatgtgccgaatacaacaagtgtagaccttaccatgaaatgcttacttacaagcagagttaagaaaatatttaccaaataaactaaagtaaaaaataataaaaagaaacacatataaataacaataatgaggctatatacagggggtaccggtattgaGTCAGTGTGcggtggtacaggttagttgaggtaatttgtacatgtaggtaggggtgaagcgactatgcatagataataaacactgagtagcagcagtggacaaaacaaatggaagggGGGGGTGTGTcattgtaaatagtccggtggccatttgattaattgttcagcagtcttatggcttgggggtagaagctgttaaggagacttttggtcctagacttggcgctccggtatcgcttgccatgcggtagcagagaaaacagtctatgacttgagtgactggagtctctgacaattttatgggcttccctctgacaccgcctattatataggtcctggatggcaggaagcttggccccagtcatgtactgggccgtacgcactaccctctgtagcgctttatggtcagatgctgagcagttgccataccagacggtgatgcaaccggtcaggatgctctcgatggtgcagctgtagaactttttgaggatctggggacctatgccaaatcttttcaatctcctgagcgggaaaaggttttgttgtgccctcttcacaactgttttGTTATATTTTGATCATGTTAGTTCattggggatgtggacaccaaggaactttaaacTCTTGATCCGCTCCACTACAgacccgtcaatgttaatgggggcctgtttggcccgccttttcctgtagtccacgatcagctcctttgtcttgctcacattgagggcggggttgttgtccttgcaccacactgccagttctctgatctcctccctataggctgtctcatcattgtcggtgaacaggcctaccactgttgtgtcgtaagcaaacttaatgatggtgttggagtcgtgtttggccccGCAGTCGTGGGCAAACacgacagagggaggtgtttagtcccagggtccttagcttaatgatgagcttcgtgggcactatggtgttgaacaccgagctgtagtcaatgaacagcattctcacatagatgttccttttgtccaggtgggaaagggcagtgtggagtgcgattgagattgcgtcatctgtggatctgttggggcggtatgcgagttGGAGTGGCTGTAGGGTATCcgagaggatgctgttgatgtgagccatgaccagcctttcaaagcacttcatgtctaccgacgtgagtgctacggggaggtaataatttaggcaggttacctttgcttccttgtgcactatggtggtctgcttgaaacatgttggtattacagactcggtcagggagaggttgaaaatgtcagtgaagacacctgccagttggtccatgcatgctttgagtacacatcctggtaatggccctgcggctttgtgaatgttgacctgtttaaaggtcttgctcacatcggctaccgagagcgttatcacacagtcatctagaacagctggtgctctcgtgcatgcttcagtgttgcttgcctcgaagcgagcataaaatgcatttagctcatctggtaggctcgcgtcactgggcagctcgcgtttgggtttccctttgtagtctgtaatagttttcaaaccctgccacatccaacgagcgtcagagccggtgtagtaggattcagtcttaaTCCTGTTttaacactttgcttgtttgatggttcgtctgagggcatagcgggatttcttataagtgtctggattagtgtcccgctccttgaaagcggcagctctagcctttagctggatgcagatgttgcctgtaatccatggcttctggttggggtatgtacgtatggtcactgtggggacgacgtcgttgatgcacttattgatgaagctgatgactgaggtggtatactcctcaatgccattggatgaatcctggaacatattccagtctgtgctagcaaagcagtcctgtagcatagcatctgcgtcatactggccaatgattataatgatgattgtgatccaaccataaaagttcaacatgtagctagatgtattatgctaatgttaactagctggcctaatgcatcgttgcccatgaaaggaagttaggctagcgggcaagtattttagccaggtagcctaggacagcaaaaactaaaagcatgtactgtatgacagaatcatagaccgtttaggcaacatgaaagaggaggatggtattgtgagccaacatgttttttcCACTTGCACTCacgtacacacccacacagaaatcagtcccatggacagccacatcatatttagcttacgttgattgcactaaatcgtttttggtatcttttagttgtcactgtattagactaagcataggtgattagatcatgttgaaatgttgaaattGAAATGGTGCTGGTTTTAActcctttgggcta contains:
- the LOC106587891 gene encoding protein mono-ADP-ribosyltransferase PARP14 isoform X1, which gives rise to MYEIKMSGVVVQAVTGDITKETTDVIVNSSNSSFSLKSGVSKAILDTAGPTVETECQQLAEPNEGMIMTKPGNLQCKKIIHLVNQTDTKKIQQSVEGALKMCTQNNFTSISLPAIGTGQGNIQPSEVADAMLDAVVEVVGKKSQNSLKLVRMVIFQPAMLNDFHTSMLKKEGIDIQEKEGFFQNVLSFFTRRKVDNAQQNEVIEIESQDMDPACFHICGVSQAHVDHAKQVIKDLIVKEQDFNLINDKALFSLSELELQNIYDMQTAMDVSISFHKSSQEEAKLTIEGLSKDVLKASNEIHEMLKKVRPEETFKDVPQHWDDMPANTPCLSFPIQPQTQEHIDVLKQFEDTCKKNVLKIERIQNRSLWGGFQIKKKDMEVRNGHQNNERKLFHGACHTTIDKINELGFNRSYAGKNAALYGDGTYFAVKANYSASDTYSKPDPQGQKYVYLCRVLTGDFTTGKQGMKVPPPKSTTTIQLYDSVTDGVSPPSMFIIFHDNQAYPEYLITFK
- the LOC106587891 gene encoding protein mono-ADP-ribosyltransferase PARP14 isoform X4, whose protein sequence is MYEIKMSGVVVQAVTGDITKETTDVIVNSSNSSFSLKSGVSKAILDTAGPTVETECQQLAFFTRRKVDNAQQNEVIEIESQDMDPACFHICGVSQAHVDHAKQVIKDLIVKEQDFNLINDKALFSLSELELQNIYDMQTAMDVSISFHKSSQEEAKLTIEGLSKDVLKASNEIHEMLKKVRPEETFKDVPQHWDDMPANTPCLSFPIQPQTQEHIDVLKQFEDTCKKNVLKIERIQNRSLWGGFQIKKKDMEVRNGHQNNERKLFHGACHTTIDKINELGFNRSYAGKNAALYGDGTYFAVKANYSASDTYSKPDPQGQKYVYLCRVLTGDFTTGKQGMKVPPPKSTTTIQLYDSVTDGVSPPSMFIIFHDNQAYPEYLITFK
- the LOC106587891 gene encoding protein mono-ADP-ribosyltransferase PARP14 isoform X2, which translates into the protein MYEIKMSGVVVQAVTGDITKETTDVIVNSSNSSFSLKSGVSKAILDTAGPTVETECQQLAEPNEGMIMTKPGNLQCKKIIHLVNQTDTKKIQQSVEGALKMCTQNNFTSISLPAIGTGQGNIQPSEVADAMLDAVVEVVGKKSQNSLKLVRMVIFQPAMLNDFHTTFFTRRKVDNAQQNEVIEIESQDMDPACFHICGVSQAHVDHAKQVIKDLIVKEQDFNLINDKALFSLSELELQNIYDMQTAMDVSISFHKSSQEEAKLTIEGLSKDVLKASNEIHEMLKKVRPEETFKDVPQHWDDMPANTPCLSFPIQPQTQEHIDVLKQFEDTCKKNVLKIERIQNRSLWGGFQIKKKDMEVRNGHQNNERKLFHGACHTTIDKINELGFNRSYAGKNAALYGDGTYFAVKANYSASDTYSKPDPQGQKYVYLCRVLTGDFTTGKQGMKVPPPKSTTTIQLYDSVTDGVSPPSMFIIFHDNQAYPEYLITFK
- the LOC106587891 gene encoding protein mono-ADP-ribosyltransferase PARP14 isoform X3, encoding MIMTKPGNLQCKKIIHLVNQTDTKKIQQSVEGALKMCTQNNFTSISLPAIGTGQGNIQPSEVADAMLDAVVEVVGKKSQNSLKLVRMVIFQPAMLNDFHTSMLKKEGIDIQEKEGFFQNVLSFFTRRKVDNAQQNEVIEIESQDMDPACFHICGVSQAHVDHAKQVIKDLIVKEQDFNLINDKALFSLSELELQNIYDMQTAMDVSISFHKSSQEEAKLTIEGLSKDVLKASNEIHEMLKKVRPEETFKDVPQHWDDMPANTPCLSFPIQPQTQEHIDVLKQFEDTCKKNVLKIERIQNRSLWGGFQIKKKDMEVRNGHQNNERKLFHGACHTTIDKINELGFNRSYAGKNAALYGDGTYFAVKANYSASDTYSKPDPQGQKYVYLCRVLTGDFTTGKQGMKVPPPKSTTTIQLYDSVTDGVSPPSMFIIFHDNQAYPEYLITFK